A region of the Clupea harengus chromosome 7, Ch_v2.0.2, whole genome shotgun sequence genome:
CGGAAGATCCTATACAATTTAAAGTTTCACAGCTGGGTAACAAACGCCTGGGTGGCACGGTGCTCTATTCTACTCCTCACGCGCCAACCGCGAGgttcagacagacagccacaaGAAGGCTACTCACACACTTGCGAAAAATATTGGAAGTATGGCTGTGCCCAATTCTGACCGTCTAGGCGATTACATGAAGTATCCCTTTAACAAACCTAATATCAAGCTCACGCACAGCACTGTAAATACATACTGTCATATTGTCTTCCTTGCTCACGctcctgttttttttggggTGACGAGTCTACTAAGAGCAGCTCCTTTATGTGTCCTGTGTTCATATGTTGCAATACAATGGAATTAACAATGGTTGCTTTGTAAAAGCTGTAGTCACTGTATCAACTACTTGTTCTATTTGTCCTGATGAGGGTACCAGTCATTGCCTTGTGTGCTGTAGAAAAGATCATCTGTTGTTTCATGTGGTAACCTTAGTGATTCTAATTGTAGCTATGTttaatgtgtgcgtgcgtgcgtgcgtgtgtgtgtgtgtgtgtgtgtaggtgtcgtGATGGCGGAAGAGCCTCTATGGCCACGGGAGACCGGCCGGTTTGTGTCGGAGCGGAGTCGTGACGTCCATGTGTGCGAGGAGGGTGTGGGCCAAGTGGCAGAGCTGCTGTACGGCCTCAGACACAGCGAGGTTCTCACCGCGCGGGGGTGGAGCCTCATGAACCCATTGGCCCCGGCGCCCGGCGGTGATGCCGCACTCGACTGGCTGCTGGTGGTGGACACCATGAACTTCTCCTTCTGGCCCGACGACCCAAACGAGCAGTGTGAGGTCATATGCCGGGGGAAGAACTACACTGGCTACATGGCCCTGTGCGCAGCCATCACCAGAGCACTGGATGAGGGTGAGAGTGACctatgacctttcacctttcacacaGTCTCTGAAGCCGGGGGATGTGAAGTCAAGCTGTTCTGTTGCCCAGgttcctctcacacatacacacacacatacatacatacacacacacacacacgaatgacAGGAAACAAGAAGCGGGGAGTGGAaggggttctctctctctctgtgtgtgtgtgtgtgtgtgtgtctgtgtgtgactttgtggcATTGTGTatcattcattttctctctctttctttcacacacacacacacacacacacaaacacataccgaGAGTCATGCAAGGACACTCAGATCCTCACATTCTGAACAGTTAAAGTGTACAGAAGCATGTACAGTAGCTCACAAAactattcatttacatttacatttacatttagtcatttagcagacgcttttatccaaagcgacttacaatgtatacacattttacatttacactgatggcacactgcacatcaggagcaattaggggttcagtgtcttgctcaaggacgcttcgacagggaatcgaactagcaaccttctgattactaaacgacttctctacctcctgtaccactgtcgccccatttCAACCTCCCTGGAAGTAATTTTCTGGTTTAGAAAAGATAGTCgcacatattttcccaatcagtattttCATTATGAACACTTATGCTACGGTATATTTCTAAAGGGTAAATAAAATATTCTGTATGCATAAGTATTCAACCCCTATACATCAATACTTGGTAGAGAACCTTTGGACATCATTCTGCTGTGTTCTCCCCCCATTCTTCTTGGTGGAATGTATATAGATCATCTAGGTTGATGGGATAGTGGTCCTGCATTGTGATCAGGGCTTTGACTGAGCCATTCTAGCCATTCTTTAGCCCCTCCACTTTTGCTTTAGCCTTGTGCTTTGGATAATTGTCCCACTGGCAGGTAACATTTTAATACCCAAAGGGCCTCTGTAGTATTTGggaaatatatactgtatataaatactgagttagagagagggagagagaggtggagaaaagagagagagagagagagagaggtggagaagagagagagagagaggtggagagagagagaggcagatataGAGAATTTATCATTTCATCTGGAACTCAAATGCAGAGGGATTTGAATACTTATGCAGgtcctatatatatatttttttaatgtatttatattttattcttAGCAGACAAATAACTTTCATGGCCTTTGGAAATATACTAGAGCATAAGTGGGGATGACTCTCagggggggttgaatacttttgcacgcccctgtgtgtgtgtgtgtgtgatgtgctcatATGTCACGGcgttgtgtgtctctgcaggtgTGGCCATCACAGACCCTGCGTATTTCTCCAAGATGAGTCTGGAGGACCTGGGCAGGGTTCTGCGCTCAGACAGCGAGGTGCCCATGCCCATGCTCAGTGAGCGCCACAAGGTCTTGACGGACGTCGGCCGCGCGTTGCTAGCACACTCTGGGTCGTTTCGCTGCTTCCTGGAACCCTGCAACAACAACGCACTCAAGATGGTGCAGCGCATTGTGGAGATCCTGCCCTCCTACCGGGACGAAGCCATCTTTGAGGTCTCAcgtggcaaaacacacacacacacacacacacacacacacacaaaattagaGTATATGGGCATATGGATCCATCCCCatgcagagatgcacacacGACGTCTGTGCACACATATCAACCTGCCCTTATACAAATGTCCAACACAGTCACACTTTAATGCATTCATAGGCACAGATATGCCTGGACGCTCTTTGATTCATAAGTTTTATAAGGGGAGtctaatgtttgtgtttgcagggCAGGAGGGTGGCTCTCTACAAGAGAGCTCAGATCCTGGTGGCTGAAGTGTGCTGTGTACTGGAGGCCGGCGGGCAGGGCAGTCTTTCAGACATGGATCAGCTGACGATGTTCGCTGACTACAGAGTACCGCAGGCACTTGTCCACTTGGGGGCGCTACGGTATTCCGATGAGTTAATGGACGCTCTCAAGAAGGGTCAGCATTCAGTTCATTTAAAGTCAATCCACAATGTTcaagtgtatttctgtgtgtgtctttgcattaCCAAGTGTCAACAGGCCCATATCTATGAAAAATAGCACCTATGGCACGCACTGTAATTGCGTCCCTGTCCGAACATCTTGACACCCATCTCTTAGGTCACTTTACCATGATATTAGCTCAACAATACATGACCCAAATATCACCAAACGCCTAGGTCTAACAACACCCATGCAGCCAAGTAATACCTGATATTAGAAAACCTCTTTTGCTCTCAAGGATACGACCTCAGTCGTTTGAGTCCAAGTGTGATAAAGAAATACATCtgaagattttcttttttttcactattCGAGGACGGCTCGTGTGACTGCTCAGTGTGACTGCTCAGTGGCTTACCCCTTCAGGTGGTGCCCAGGGCACAGGTCATGCCTGCTATACCTTGGGTATGCCACTGAGTGTAAATGAGAGTGTCTTAGCCTCTGTGAGAGCCACATACATCTGAGGGTACTTTACTTGGgtcagattttgtgtgtgtgtgtgtgtgtgtgtgtgtgtgtgtgtgtgcgtgcgtgtgtgtgtgcattggtatTTCACAGGTGAGTTGCTGAGCTCTGGTGAcagaagagaggtggagatcCGTGGGTGTTCCATTGACGCTGTGGAGCAGATTAGGGAGCACTTGTTGCGTTTGGTGTCTCAGCGTGATGGAGAGGTGTGCCACATCAACTCTGCCCTCATTGACTTTTTCCTGTGGCCTTATGCAAAGGATCATCATAAGGAGATGGCCCATATCCCCATCCACCACACACGCTGCATCTACTACTAACATGGTTTCAGTTGGGGTTTGCGCATTTAAATAACGTAGAGCCTCTTTTGTACGGTagttgaataaataaacaaaacagatgtTTATTCCGTGTCAAATTGGTTGTATTAACTCAGAAGTAATGGCAGGATTCCTCCTTGTCGGATGGAGGCGCTGAAGATTTTTCTGAAGAGGTTCCACTTGGAAGGCGCGGCCCACTCTCCTCAGTTTAACAGATGGCAGTTGTTGCTTggcaacatacagacacacaaaccaagCAAGCAGAGGGGCCAGAAGGCGTCCTATTCCAACCCAATGCAGGTTGTTCGCTTAAGTCATCGCTTGATAGTTTATTCTAGAGGTTTACTTGTAAGGACAACATTTATTAAAGAAGAACAATATCGAATATAAAGCTATCAGATGTGATCACATTGTGTTTACTTCTGTTGTAGTTCGTTAACTAGCTTGCTATGCTAGCATGTTTGCTAACCGGACAGCAAAATAACGGTAACTGAACTGCAGCTGTCATGGGCATAATGTTAGGTTTCTAATGCTTACGTTATTAGGAGTGAGTGAATCTCTGATATGATGGAAAAGGTGATGCGGGTCGCAGTGCGCGTAAGACCACTGCTTCCTGCAGAACTCCGCCAGAACCGGGAGATTTGTGCACATGTTGAAGCAGACTCCGGTCAGGTTATACTGGCGGGCGGGCATGCCTTCCCCTGCGATTTCGCCTATGGCCCCACAGTGTCACAGGAGAGTCTGTACTGTTCCAGTATTAAGCCTCTGGTAGCGTCTTTTTTCGCCGGCGTAGATGTCATGGTCCTCGCTTACGGACAGTCTGGGTCAGGCAAGACCTACACTCTAATAAGCGGGCGACACAGTGGTAAGTCTCAACCGTTACTTATGGTTAAGTGCCCGACAGACTGTGATTCTAAATAATTTATATTAAATGACAGAAAATCTATAGTTAATTATTTATTATGCCATTTGGTTTAGAGTGTGTTTAGAGCATAGCTTACGATATAACGTGAATAATGGTTAATTTCTCTGTATTTTGTTTGCTAAAGAAACTGATGTAATTCTGTATCAATTACGTCTTTCATAGTTGAGTTTCCATATTTGGTAGATTCTTGGTGAACTGTGCCGAAATGCAGTCCCACAGTTTGACTTTTGATTTTAGGAGAGCATGTAGAAATTAGCATTTGGAGCTGAAGTACCTAGTGGTTGATGTAAACAAGCCATATCTTTATCACCAAAACAAACTTTACTTAAAGCAGGACCAGGGGGGCTATTCCAAGTATATGGGTCAGTGACAAActtgggtaagttaactcagagtaagtggtaaacctcgtAAGGGTCCCATGGCTTTGACTGCTATGAGAacgaagccatagggctcttctattaggaggtttaccacttgcTCTAAGTTAACCTACCCAGGTCTGTCACTAAAGCACGTACTGGGAATACCCTCTCGgtgaaatacattattattggCAGGTAACAAGCCAACATCCACATCCACCATTGAATTCATCTTTAGAttattggcactctgagattcttctgaatgaagagtgcattacaaataaaatgaattattattattattattattattatctattgTCTCAACCCTAGCAGATAATCAGGTTCAGGGTTAGGTTCTACACTGAGTAGTGACTGATACAAAATTAATAATGCAAACAACTCCAACCATTGTCCCATAAGTGCTTCATCTGCAGATTCTGaccttttgtgtgtattttgtttggTTCTCCTCCAGATTCTGAGGGTGACAGAGGAGtactgtggcgtgtgtgtgaagatgtgtttCAGATGACTgcccaagagcacacacacctcatcctgAGTGTGTGCTGCGTTGCACTATGTGGAGATGAGCTACGAGACTTACTGGGATCGGATGATACACAATTAAATCTACGCATCATGGAGGATCGGAATGGTAGAACTGGTAATGTCTCACCCATTGATGCCATCACCAGTGTTGTCGCACCTTTGACAGTGTTGTCTCATCTCTGCTGtctgacctcctcctcctcattgcTGTGTTCTGAGTGGTCTCTTACCTGTGTCATCTTACCCGTGCCATCTTACCTGTGCCATCTTACCTGTGCCATCTTACCTGTGTCATCTCACCCGTGCCATCTTACCCCTGCCATCTTACCTGTGCACTTTTTCACCTGTGTCATCTTACCCGTGTCATCTTACCTGTGCCATCTTACCTGTCATCTTACCCGTGTCATCTTACCTGTGCCATCTTACCTGTGCACTTTTTCACCTGTGCCATCTTACCTGTGCACTTTTTCACCTGTGCCATCTTACCTGTGTCATCTTACCTGTGCCATCTTACCCGTGCCATCTTACCTGTGCCATCTTACCTGTGCCATCTTACCATGCCTCTCAGCAGTAGCTAGGCTGTGTGCCAGTGTATGTTTATTTCAACATATGCTCATATCAAAAGTCATCGAGTGTTCTATTGTAATGTTATCAATGCTGAAATGCATAGTATTCAGAGGTATGGTTAGATGGCGTAGCACCATTATAAAGTTGTCTGGGTAATATATGGCCGTATGACGTGTGGAtctcagcactgtgtgtgtaactgtctgtgtttccctgtgtgtcTTCAGGGGTGGAAGGAGCTGTGGAGATCCCACTGAGTTCCCTGGAAGATCTGCGACACgtcctggagtgtgtgtctgacgtgAACCACCAGCGctcgtcctcacacacactcttttggcTGCGGCTCAGGCGGCGCTTAGACAGCAGTTCCCAGGATGCGTTGCTCTCCACACTATTGCTGGTGGACCTGGCCGGCTGGGAGCGTGATTCCGGACTGGTGAACGCCGGCACCCCCAGATTCAAACGCTCCCTCCAGATCGGCACAGAGCTCAGGACTCTAGCCGACATGATTCAGCGGGACACACTCCCCCACGCCACCCCgcggagtcacacacacccctcccgcGCCCCGCCTAGCCGCGCGCACACGCCATGCACTCCCCTCACACGGTTAGATTCAGGTTCAGACTCACCAACCGGTCATCGATACGCTGCATATCCATCAATCCATTgcacctccgcacacacacacacacactcaccgctgATGAGATTGCTGCAGAACTCCCTATCTGGCTCCGCCCACACCCTTCTATTGGTGTGTGTTAGCCCCGCCCAGTCTAGTCTGACTGACACGGTCAGCTGTCTGATGCTAGCTGCACGTGCTCAAGACAAATCT
Encoded here:
- the c7h9orf64 gene encoding queuosine salvage protein, with amino-acid sequence MAEEPLWPRETGRFVSERSRDVHVCEEGVGQVAELLYGLRHSEVLTARGWSLMNPLAPAPGGDAALDWLLVVDTMNFSFWPDDPNEQCEVICRGKNYTGYMALCAAITRALDEGVAITDPAYFSKMSLEDLGRVLRSDSEVPMPMLSERHKVLTDVGRALLAHSGSFRCFLEPCNNNALKMVQRIVEILPSYRDEAIFEGRRVALYKRAQILVAEVCCVLEAGGQGSLSDMDQLTMFADYRVPQALVHLGALRYSDELMDALKKGELLSSGDRREVEIRGCSIDAVEQIREHLLRLVSQRDGEVCHINSALIDFFLWPYAKDHHKEMAHIPIHHTRCIYY